CGTTCGGAGCATCTGTCGTTTTACGGATTAGGTCGTAGGTCCCCTCTCCTTTCACATAATCCGGAATGACGTTCAGGAATGCCACGATTTTCTCTTCGGCATTTTCCACCGTAATAATGGTCTGGGCTTTCAGCTCTTCCCAATTAAACATCCCCTGAGAAAAAACAATCTCTTCTCTTTCCGTACCCTCCAGCCATTCGTCTGAAACGGATTTTAATTTTTGCAACAGGCCATCTTTAACCGGAGCTTCATAGATCCGGGTATGAAAACCCTGATCGGACACCTTCTTCAAGGCATTGCGGATGGACTTTCGGCTTCCTCCTTCCAAAGAAAAACCAGCCAGGTCCAGCACTCCTTCCTGTCCGAGGAAAAGCTTTTTCTTTCCCAGAGCCATAAAATCTTCCAGACTTTCTTCCGGAACGCGGTAATACAGACTTTTCATTCCGTTTTCAAAACAATAACGGTCAAAATCTTTGATAAAGGCCGTTCTCAAAGCCGCCTCACAAACCGGACATTCCAGTACCACCGCAAAATTTCCGGCAATGCGGTAAGCGATAAAACCTTCCAGTGCTTCAGTCCGATAGATCAGCTTATCCCGATACGTTTTAAAATAGTCCACTGCCGAATTTCCATATTGCTCCAGCAATTGTTTTGCCTGTTCAAATTCTTCTTCTTCAGTATTGTTTTTCATCATGTATGGCCTGATCAGGGTATAGATCAGAAAGCCTATAGAGAGGAAACCACTGATGTTAATCGAATATAAAAAGCCTTTTGCAAAATGGTCCAGAGGCACCAGATCCTCATTTCCGATCAGCACAAAGTTTTCTAAAGTATACCTGATGGATTGTGACCAACTGAAATCGATACCGAAATGGTTTTTATCCAGAAAATAAAAGCCCAGTATTCCATAAACCAGAATCCCAAGGATACTCAGTAAGGTAGTTTGTATCCCAAAAGACCTCAACCTCGAATTATGTTTCACATAATACTCCTTTCTGGAACCAATGAGGATCAGGATCACCAGCAGGGAGAATCCTGCTTCTTCATAATCAATGGCCTTGGTGATGTGTCCGATGAAGGAAAGCAGACAAAGGGCTAGGCCAAAATACCAGGCCATGCGCAGCCCTTTCAACATAAATGCCGCCGTAATCAGCAGGAACAATCCGGCCACAAGAACAAAATAATTGGAGGCCGTAATCGCTTCCACAGGGATAAAATCTTTCAGAAACCTCAGCCTTTCATGGATTGCCGGAGTGAGCACAGAAACGACATTGATCAGCCCAAGCAATAAAAGGAACAATGCCGGAACCACCCGCATTAAGAGTTTATTGATCCGGAAAAGAAAGCTCATGGCACCAAGCCCCATGGGGATCCAGAATTCCATGAAGCGGTAAAGAAAGGTAATGGACACTGCTTCCGGTGCCGAATAGCCCAGACGGGTCAGGATAAAAGTCATGGAAGCTTCTACTGCTCCCAGCCCCCTTAAAAAAGGGGAAATGATCAGAAATACCACTGCCACAATGTAGCTGATAATGGCAATGATCCAGGAAGCAGGAATATTCAGTGCCAGCATGGCAATATAAATATGTACGATCCCTACGATCTCAATCAGGCTACTGTACAGAAAGGTGGAGATGAAATGTTTCCGCTCAATCTGGTTGTTTCTGAATTCCGCAGCATAGACCTCTATTACCGGAATGTACCTGACCACAAACCGGTAAAAACTTCCTTTATGAATCACCGAGCGGTAAAGCAGATAAATGCCCGCAATGAGTAAGATTGCCGCAATCAGCCCAAACCACTCTCCATATCCGATACTGCCCTGCAAAATCGCATAAATAAATACAGGAATTGCGATCACCAGTACCGACAAGATGCCTACAAAACCATAAATGGAAGAGGCAAAATTAATCTGGGATTTGCTTACCCCTTTCTGTTCTATGGCAGTACTGAAAAAAGCCAGCGAAGAAACTCCTCCGGCAGGTAAAAAAACGCTGACGAAATTGCGTTTTAAATAGAGTAAAGTACCATCAGCGATGGAGATTCTACTGGATACCGCAGCAAAGGAAGAGCGGTACATCATGCCATGAATAAAAACGTAGAGCACGCTCAAAGCAATCCCGATCGACAACCAGAACCATTGGGCTGTTAGCAGCAATCCTTTAACCTCATGTATCTCCCCACGCTGCTGTTTAATGAACCATATAATCAGTCCGATGAAAAAGAGACTGAACACATAACTGGATATAATTTTTCCGTTTTCGCGGAGGAAGGGAACAAAGAATTTAAATCGCTTCATTTTTTTATAGG
This region of Pedobacter steynii genomic DNA includes:
- a CDS encoding phosphatidylglycerol lysyltransferase domain-containing protein, with the protein product MKRFKFFVPFLRENGKIISSYVFSLFFIGLIIWFIKQQRGEIHEVKGLLLTAQWFWLSIGIALSVLYVFIHGMMYRSSFAAVSSRISIADGTLLYLKRNFVSVFLPAGGVSSLAFFSTAIEQKGVSKSQINFASSIYGFVGILSVLVIAIPVFIYAILQGSIGYGEWFGLIAAILLIAGIYLLYRSVIHKGSFYRFVVRYIPVIEVYAAEFRNNQIERKHFISTFLYSSLIEIVGIVHIYIAMLALNIPASWIIAIISYIVAVVFLIISPFLRGLGAVEASMTFILTRLGYSAPEAVSITFLYRFMEFWIPMGLGAMSFLFRINKLLMRVVPALFLLLLGLINVVSVLTPAIHERLRFLKDFIPVEAITASNYFVLVAGLFLLITAAFMLKGLRMAWYFGLALCLLSFIGHITKAIDYEEAGFSLLVILILIGSRKEYYVKHNSRLRSFGIQTTLLSILGILVYGILGFYFLDKNHFGIDFSWSQSIRYTLENFVLIGNEDLVPLDHFAKGFLYSINISGFLSIGFLIYTLIRPYMMKNNTEEEEFEQAKQLLEQYGNSAVDYFKTYRDKLIYRTEALEGFIAYRIAGNFAVVLECPVCEAALRTAFIKDFDRYCFENGMKSLYYRVPEESLEDFMALGKKKLFLGQEGVLDLAGFSLEGGSRKSIRNALKKVSDQGFHTRIYEAPVKDGLLQKLKSVSDEWLEGTEREEIVFSQGMFNWEELKAQTIITVENAEEKIVAFLNVIPDYVKGEGTYDLIRKTTDAPNGIIDFIMVGLFNHLKEQGCIAVNLGFAPLSGLMAPHNFPERSMKFAYEKIRSFSHYKGLRAAKEKFSPQWHNRYLIYDHDFDLLQVPAALTKVIKP